In Ipomoea triloba cultivar NCNSP0323 chromosome 15, ASM357664v1, one genomic interval encodes:
- the LOC116007621 gene encoding uncharacterized protein LOC116007621 → MGEVVGEMKDKYPPSSSSSSWESENEEIQRLEHAPPFWRNRRKLSKQLSMCETPRDVAWERRRRQILHQERRKSDAECLTDDDLNELKGCIELGFGFKEEEGQRLCNTLPALDLYFAVNRQYSFSPVSTPGSKGGGTLPLPSPSASSAGGRSSSLSSPGSDSDSWKICSPGENPEHVKTKLRHWAQAVACSVMQSY, encoded by the exons ATGGGAGAGGTAGTGGGCGAGATGAAAGACAAATACCctccctcctcctcctcctcctcatggGAGTCAGAGAACGAGGAGATCCAGCGTCTGGAGCACGCGCCGCCGTTCTGGCGGAACCGCAGGAAGCTGTCCAAGCAGCTGTCCATGTGCGAGACTCCCCGCGACGTCGCGTGGGAGAGGCGCCGCCGCCAGATCCTCCACCAGGAGAGGAGGAAGAGCGACGCCGAGTGTTTGACGGACGATGACCTGAATGAGCTCAAAGGGTGCATTGAGTTAGGATTTGGATTCAAAGAGGAAGAAGGGCAGCGCCTATGCAACACCTTGCCGGCGCTCGACCTCTACTTCGCCGTCAACCGCCAGTATTCTTTCAGCCCGGTGTCCACGCCGGGGAGCAAGGGCGGCGGCACGTTGCCGTTGCCCTCGCCTTCGGCATCGTCCGCGGGAGGGAGGTCCTCGTCTTTGAGTAGCCCCGGCAGTGATTCAGATTCATGGAAGATCTGCAGCCCAG GTGAAAATCCGGAACATGTTAAGACCAAGTTGAGGCATTGGGCACAAGCGGTTGCATGTTCTGTGATGCAGTCCTACTGA